A section of the Macadamia integrifolia cultivar HAES 741 chromosome 9, SCU_Mint_v3, whole genome shotgun sequence genome encodes:
- the LOC122087925 gene encoding protein DMP9-like, with protein sequence MSSLSAKNNDKGDSTKVDDVENQEKEGTKGMDRKPSEIYAPMKQTPSKTSVLVNFLPSGTLLIFNMLIAPISENGKCDTVNFTMMNILIALCVISCFFFQLVDSYQDGKKVYHGIVTKKGLLLFNSDLEKRYKEGKEYTLKATDLIHAIMSAFVFAVFALSDKRVRDCLLPAHEAVMAEVMKTLPLIVSIACSGLVLIFPDTRFGVGMLG encoded by the coding sequence ATGTCTTCACTATCAGCAAAGAACAATGATAAGGGTGACTCCACAAAAGTGGATGATGtggaaaaccaagaaaaagaGGGAACAAAAGGAATGGACAGAAAACCATCTGAGATTTATGCACCAATGAAGCAAACACCATCAAAGACCTCTGTGCTTGTTAATTTTCTCCCCAGTGGAACTCTCTTGATCTTCAACATGCTTATTGCACCAATATCTGAAAATGGAAAATGTGATACGGTGAACTTTACAATGATGAACATACTCATAGCTCTCTGTGTTATCTCCTGCTTCTTTTTTCAACTTGTAGATAGTTATCAAGATGGCAAGAAAGTATACCATGGAATTGTGACTAAAAAAGGGTTGCTATTATTCAACTCTGATCTTGAGAAAAGATATAAAGAGGGAAAAGAGTACACCCTAAAGGCCACAGATTTGATCCATGCAATCATGTCTGCTTTTGTATTTGCAGTGTTTGCATTATCTGATAAGCGTGTAAGGGATTGTTTGTTACCTGCACATGAAGCTGTAATGGCTGAAGTGATGAAGACTTTGCCTCTAATTGTGAGTATTGCTTGTAGTGGCCTGGTTCTCATCTTTCCTGACACTCGCTTCGGTGTAGGGATGCTTGGGTGA